The genomic DNA TTCCCGGACGTTGCTGCGACTGTTGACGTCATCTGCAACACAGTTGCATACCGCTCGACATCAAATAACGACGGCACGTGAACACTGCCGGTCTGAGCTATGCGCCCAATATCGTTGCGCATCATGTCAACGATCATCACATTCTCGGCACGGTTCTTTTCGGATGTCCGCAGGAACTCTGCTTGGCCTACGTCGTTCTTCAAGGTCAGACCCCGCGGGGCCGTTCCCTTCATCGGCCGGGCGAGAATATTTTTGCCATCGAGAGAAAAAAAAAGTTCCGGGGATGCCGAGCAGATTGCAAAGTCATCAGTTTCGATGAATGCCGCATTGCGTGAACGCTGTGTATGAGTAAGTTGAAGAAACAGCTCGTACGGACTCGTATCACATGAAGCCGTCATCCGAAAGCTGAAGTTCACCTGATACGTATCGCCTGTTGCTATATAATTCTTGATGCGCGCAATGGCATCGTCGTACGATTGGCGGGAGATCGTCGGCTTCCATTCGAGTTGGGGGCACGGGCCCGGTTCCTGCAACCGGATTACGGCGGGTTCCTCAAACAATCCAAACCACATAAGCGGGAAGGAGTGATCATAACGCCGCACGCGCAACGCCCTATCAAATGCAGGAGATGCCTCGTAACTGACAAATCCGGCAGCGTATAGCTGTTCTTTATTTACGCGATGTTCAACACGCGTCAACGAAGGAACAATCTCGCGTATGTCATGCGCCACAACAATCTCTTTCGGTTCGGAGAAATGTCTCCATTCACCCGATGCCGAATCAAAAATGACAACATTGACCATCTTACCCTTTTACATACGAGAGCTTTTCGGCAACTTTGCCGTCTCTCACCTTGAAAATATCAACTCCCCGAAGATGCCACACCTTCCCGTCTTTCGTCTTCCTGTATATCCACCGAAGTACACAGCGATCGCCGGATGCAAATATCTCTTCGACTTCAAAGAACGCGTCGGGGTTCGCTGCAAAGAGTTTCTCCCAGACACCACGAACATCCTTTTGGCCTCGATATATTGCCCCGTCGGGGGGCGGATTTGTATTCTCGAACACGCAATCCTCCGTCATCAATGCCATTACTCCATCGACATCGTGACGATTGAATGCAGCATGGAAATCTTGGACGATCTCAAGCGTTGCTCGAGATTCTGCAGACGGATGCTCCATCTGTCCCTCCGTTCCGGTTTGTGAATACGATTTCTGAGACGTAAATATCATTGCGACAACAGACAGAAGAATCCTTGTCTTCATCATGGCATCTCCTCCCTCTGCAAAAGTCCTCGCTGGCTATTCAGTACAGAAGCGAGCATGGCAACCCCATGCTCCGTAAAGACATACGGAGTTGTCGATGAATGTTTGAGCCGCTCGAACCGGTGCCAATTTGTCACCAGTTCACGGGTTTCTTTATTTAGAGAGTTGAAATACGAATTGCGGCTGAAAACGCTTGCGATCCGTTTTACCTGTCGGTTCAATTGACCGCGCTCCCTTGCAATGTCTGCAAGAGACTGAATTTTGGAGAGTTTCTCCTTGTGTATCTGATCCGCTGAGAAAACTTGCGGTTCGTTACTCGAGACTGCCGACCGTTCCTTCAACGGCATCAAGAATCTCGCACGATTTAACGAGTGCCTGCATCGCGTTGTGATCAGGGAAAAGTGGACGATCCTCATCGAGCCGTTTCACATGCTTGCGGATGACATCCTTTGCTGTCTTGACACCAAGACCGGGAGTGAATTGCCGGAAATCGAGCGCTTGTGCAGCGGCCATGAATTCGATTCCGACTACGCCGTATGCGTTCTCGATAATCTGCCCGTTCTTGATTGCCGTGTTCATCCCCATAGAAACAAAATCCTCCTGATCTGCTGCTGCAGGAATCGAGAGAATAGACGCGGGTGCGGAGAGAATCCGTTGCTCGGAAATGAGCGTATCGGCAGTGTACTGACTCAACATCAATCCTGAATAAAATCCCGGATCTTTCGTGAGAAATGCGGGCAGGCCCACGCTGAGGGCGGGATTTGTTAGTCGATTCAGCCTCCGCTCGGACAGCACACACACCATAGTCACAGCGGTTCCGATCATATCCATCGGCAGGGAAACGGGAGAACCCTGGAAGTTTGCGCCGGTGAGAGTCAGCTTTGCATCGGGAATGAAAATGGGATTATCTGCCACTCCGTTCAGTTCCGTTTCGACTTGCTTCGTTGCCCATGCAACCGCGTCATGCGCGGCGCCGATCACTTGCGGGGTTGAGCGCATGGAATACGCGTCCTGTACTTTCGTCTTCATTTTGCCCGTCGTAAGGTCGCTTCCTTGAATGCATTTCATGATCGCCTTTGCAGTCCGGACAGCGCCGGGAAAACCGCGCAACTCATGCAATCTCGTATCATACGGTTTCAGATTGGCGATCAGAGCCTCAAGTGTCATGGCGGCGGCAATCTCGGCTTGCTTCAGCCAGCGGTTGATATCGTACAAGTGAATTGCACTCATTGCAGTAAGCAAGTTCGAACCATTGATCGCCGCCAAACCATCGCGAGCCTGAAGTCCGGGAACAGGGATTCCCGCCTTTTCCATTGCAACGCGCCCGGGAAGCCTTTCGCCGTTGTAAAACGCCTCGCCTTCTCCCATCAACAGCAAAGCCGCTTGCGCCATCGGGGCAAGATCGCCGCATGCACCCACCGA from Bacteroidota bacterium includes the following:
- a CDS encoding ORF6N domain-containing protein, producing the protein MNRQVKRIASVFSRNSYFNSLNKETRELVTNWHRFERLKHSSTTPYVFTEHGVAMLASVLNSQRGLLQREEMP
- a CDS encoding aromatic amino acid lyase, giving the protein MSIVLDGSSLTIEKLVRIARHGEKVELAPAALERIKICRAMLEDKLRAKEVMYGTNTGIGEFSEIVLNDAQIRDFQRFLIYNHAAGIGEPAPVEHIRAAMASRINVHAHGNSACRPEITMTYVEMLNKGVTPVVCQKGSVGACGDLAPMAQAALLLMGEGEAFYNGERLPGRVAMEKAGIPVPGLQARDGLAAINGSNLLTAMSAIHLYDINRWLKQAEIAAAMTLEALIANLKPYDTRLHELRGFPGAVRTAKAIMKCIQGSDLTTGKMKTKVQDAYSMRSTPQVIGAAHDAVAWATKQVETELNGVADNPIFIPDAKLTLTGANFQGSPVSLPMDMIGTAVTMVCVLSERRLNRLTNPALSVGLPAFLTKDPGFYSGLMLSQYTADTLISEQRILSAPASILSIPAAADQEDFVSMGMNTAIKNGQIIENAYGVVGIEFMAAAQALDFRQFTPGLGVKTAKDVIRKHVKRLDEDRPLFPDHNAMQALVKSCEILDAVEGTVGSLE
- a CDS encoding chorismate-binding protein; this translates as MVNVVIFDSASGEWRHFSEPKEIVVAHDIREIVPSLTRVEHRVNKEQLYAAGFVSYEASPAFDRALRVRRYDHSFPLMWFGLFEEPAVIRLQEPGPCPQLEWKPTISRQSYDDAIARIKNYIATGDTYQVNFSFRMTASCDTSPYELFLQLTHTQRSRNAAFIETDDFAICSASPELFFSLDGKNILARPMKGTAPRGLTLKNDVGQAEFLRTSEKNRAENVMIVDMMRNDIGRIAQTGSVHVPSLFDVERYATVLQMTSTVAATSG
- a CDS encoding nuclear transport factor 2 family protein, producing the protein MEHPSAESRATLEIVQDFHAAFNRHDVDGVMALMTEDCVFENTNPPPDGAIYRGQKDVRGVWEKLFAANPDAFFEVEEIFASGDRCVLRWIYRKTKDGKVWHLRGVDIFKVRDGKVAEKLSYVKG